In Thauera sp. JM12B12, one DNA window encodes the following:
- the nirD gene encoding nitrite reductase small subunit NirD, which yields MSNWKRICLLDDIPRLGARVVQRASGGDIAVFRNAEDEVFALHDKCAHKGGPLSQGIVHGRKVTCPLHGWNFNLQDGQALAPDVGVCASFEVKVEGGEVWLAV from the coding sequence TGCCTGCTGGACGACATCCCGCGCCTGGGCGCGCGCGTCGTGCAGCGCGCCAGCGGCGGCGACATCGCCGTCTTCCGCAACGCCGAGGACGAGGTCTTCGCGCTCCACGACAAGTGTGCCCACAAGGGCGGCCCGCTGTCGCAGGGCATCGTCCACGGGCGCAAGGTCACCTGCCCGCTGCACGGCTGGAACTTCAACCTTCAGGATGGGCAGGCGCTGGCGCCGGACGTGGGGGTGTGCGCGAGCTTCGAGGTCAAGGTCGAGGGTGGGGAGGTCTGGCTGGCGGTGTGA